The following proteins come from a genomic window of Microbacterium sp. JZ31:
- a CDS encoding ABC transporter permease, whose translation MVTETLTVQAVAPDRRSFTQLIWQSSTIVALVVLIVVFAIASGGRFASASNLTNILNAVAILTIVAVAQTIVMVVGDFDLSVGMTATLGGATAGALLVDGSNLAVAILGGVGVGILVGAVNGLLVAFLNISAFVATLATMTGVGGLNLLITDGTNIYGWAEEFNIVGQMRINGIPAPVIYATLISVIVWLVLRFTTLGRRWYAIGGNAEVARLSGVNVRPTRFFAFVAAGGLSALAGVVLVSRLGSAGPHAADDRMMFAVAAVFLGMTLLRSGQANIGGTLIGVAIIGVVQNGLNLVGINTYIQQVLIGAIIIGAVLLSGLKNKNT comes from the coding sequence ATGGTGACCGAGACCCTCACGGTGCAGGCGGTCGCCCCCGACCGCAGGAGCTTCACCCAGCTGATCTGGCAGTCGAGCACGATCGTCGCGCTCGTGGTGCTGATCGTCGTGTTCGCGATCGCGAGCGGCGGCCGGTTCGCCTCCGCGTCGAACCTGACCAACATCCTCAACGCCGTCGCGATCCTCACGATCGTGGCGGTCGCGCAGACCATCGTGATGGTCGTCGGCGACTTCGACCTCTCGGTCGGCATGACGGCGACGCTCGGCGGAGCCACGGCCGGCGCGCTGCTCGTCGACGGCTCGAACCTCGCCGTGGCCATCCTCGGCGGCGTGGGGGTCGGCATCCTGGTCGGCGCCGTCAACGGCCTCCTCGTCGCCTTCCTCAACATCTCCGCCTTCGTCGCGACCCTCGCGACGATGACCGGGGTCGGCGGCCTGAATCTGCTCATCACCGACGGCACGAACATCTACGGCTGGGCCGAGGAGTTCAACATCGTCGGCCAGATGCGCATCAACGGCATCCCCGCCCCCGTCATCTACGCGACGCTCATCTCCGTCATCGTCTGGCTGGTCCTGCGCTTCACGACGCTGGGTCGGCGCTGGTACGCGATCGGCGGCAATGCCGAGGTCGCGCGGCTGTCCGGCGTGAACGTCCGCCCGACCCGGTTCTTCGCGTTCGTCGCGGCCGGCGGGCTGTCGGCCCTCGCCGGCGTCGTGCTCGTCAGCCGCCTCGGCAGCGCGGGCCCGCACGCGGCGGACGACCGCATGATGTTCGCGGTCGCCGCGGTCTTCCTCGGCATGACGCTGCTGCGCTCGGGACAGGCGAACATCGGCGGCACGCTGATCGGCGTCGCGATCATCGGCGTCGTGCAGAACGGCCTGAACCTGGTCGGCATCAACACCTACATCCAGCAGGTGCTGATCGGCGCGATCATCATCGGCGCCGTCCTGCTCTCCGGGCTGAAGAACAAGAACACCTGA
- a CDS encoding sugar ABC transporter ATP-binding protein produces the protein MSAATAVQPGVAVAAPPALEVTGISKSFDGVAALRGVDLSVRPGEIHALLGENGAGKSTLIKIITGLYSHDEGTVRFAGQPADFSSVRAANRSGIVALYQELSIVPTISVAENITLTEGAPSTLGVVRGRAMRQRAQALLDRLNQRIPLRALAGDLSPVKQTMVSIARALAMDARVLILDEPTASLTDTEIGDLFAVLRGLRDEGVAIVYVSHRLEEVFELCDRLTVMRNGQTIVTKDVADSSIDDVISTMVGREQSELYPDRDTAGEDVVLTVSRLTGRRVTDVSFDLRAGEVLGIGGLAGSGRSELLRLLAGAQKHTSGTIAVSGREVSGGVGRALEAGIALVPEERRSQGVILSAPITENVAIANLGRVSSVGVVSGRRITALAKEAIANLRIKAAGHRQDVGQLSGGNQQKVVLAKILARGPKVLLMDEPTRGIDVGTKAEIYRLIRELAADGMAVVAVSSELPELIGLSDRILVMHEGRVSGEVDAATATDEQILTHAYGRDA, from the coding sequence GTGAGCGCCGCGACCGCCGTGCAGCCGGGCGTCGCGGTGGCGGCTCCGCCGGCGCTGGAGGTCACGGGCATCAGCAAGTCGTTCGACGGCGTCGCCGCTCTGCGCGGCGTGGACCTGTCGGTGCGGCCGGGCGAGATCCACGCGCTACTCGGCGAGAACGGCGCCGGCAAGTCGACCCTGATCAAGATCATCACGGGGCTGTACTCGCACGACGAGGGCACCGTGCGGTTCGCCGGACAGCCCGCCGACTTCTCGAGCGTCCGGGCGGCGAATCGTTCCGGCATCGTGGCGCTGTACCAGGAGCTGTCGATCGTGCCGACCATCAGCGTCGCCGAGAACATCACCCTCACGGAGGGCGCCCCGTCGACGCTCGGCGTGGTGCGAGGCCGCGCGATGCGCCAGCGGGCGCAGGCCCTGCTCGACCGCCTCAACCAGCGGATCCCGCTCCGCGCTCTGGCGGGCGACCTCTCCCCCGTGAAGCAGACGATGGTCTCCATCGCCCGCGCCCTCGCGATGGACGCGCGCGTGCTGATCCTGGACGAGCCGACCGCCTCCCTGACGGACACGGAGATCGGCGACCTGTTCGCGGTGCTGCGGGGTCTGCGGGACGAGGGCGTCGCGATCGTCTACGTGTCGCATCGCCTGGAGGAGGTCTTCGAGCTGTGCGACCGCCTCACCGTGATGCGCAACGGCCAGACGATCGTCACGAAGGACGTCGCCGACTCGTCCATCGACGACGTCATCTCGACCATGGTCGGACGCGAGCAGAGCGAGCTCTATCCCGACCGCGACACCGCGGGAGAGGACGTCGTGCTCACCGTCTCGCGGCTCACGGGACGGCGCGTGACCGACGTGTCGTTCGACCTGCGGGCGGGCGAGGTGCTCGGCATCGGCGGGCTCGCCGGATCCGGTCGCAGCGAGCTGCTGCGGCTTCTCGCCGGGGCGCAGAAGCACACGTCCGGCACCATCGCCGTCTCCGGCAGGGAGGTGTCCGGCGGTGTGGGCCGAGCTCTCGAGGCGGGCATCGCGCTCGTCCCGGAGGAGCGCCGCAGCCAGGGCGTGATCCTGTCCGCCCCGATCACCGAGAACGTCGCGATCGCGAACCTCGGCCGCGTCAGCAGCGTCGGTGTCGTCTCCGGACGCCGGATCACCGCGCTGGCGAAGGAGGCCATCGCGAACCTGCGGATCAAGGCCGCCGGGCATCGGCAGGACGTCGGCCAGCTCTCGGGCGGCAACCAGCAGAAGGTCGTGCTCGCGAAGATCCTCGCGCGCGGCCCGAAGGTGCTGCTGATGGACGAGCCCACGCGCGGCATCGACGTCGGCACGAAGGCGGAGATCTACCGCCTCATCCGCGAGCTCGCCGCCGACGGCATGGCCGTCGTCGCGGTCAGCAGCGAACTGCCGGAGCTGATCGGCCTGTCCGACCGGATCCTCGTGATGCACGAGGGCCGGGTGTCGGGCGAGGTCGACGCCGCGACGGCCACGGACGAACAGATCCTCACCCACGCCTATGGAAGGGACGCCTGA
- a CDS encoding zinc-dependent alcohol dehydrogenase, with product MKTVAVTKIGSLRDPDEDTRGRIGVVDLPEPELGPEDVRIRVAYAAICGSDPHLAEGFFGTDVPIGLGHEISGVIEALGERATRNGLRVGDRVSGNFLKFCGTCRACVDGRQQFCAHIQDYNRPGMAETVTWHESQVHRLPESVSLLEGCLLEPTSVAVRIADKTRIRVGDRVAVCGGGPIGQLALQVMRRYGATSLTLIEPIAERREMALRHGAEFTIDPVTENQAARADEITQGLGYDIVIDASGSPRAVRGLLDIAAKGATVIYGAMYPDDFEMPLHLSDYLYLRELTITGVFVSPYAFPRALQLLPHLELGELTAAVFDLDDAAAAFEAHVSGRHPKVIIRCNRIEDAA from the coding sequence ATGAAGACCGTCGCCGTCACGAAGATCGGCAGCCTGCGCGACCCCGACGAGGACACGCGGGGCCGCATCGGGGTCGTCGACCTCCCCGAGCCCGAGCTCGGCCCCGAGGACGTCCGGATCCGCGTCGCCTACGCCGCGATCTGCGGATCCGACCCCCACCTCGCCGAAGGATTCTTCGGCACCGACGTGCCCATCGGGCTCGGCCACGAGATCTCCGGCGTGATCGAGGCCCTCGGCGAGCGCGCGACCCGCAACGGGCTGCGGGTCGGCGACCGGGTGTCGGGCAACTTCCTGAAGTTCTGCGGCACGTGCCGCGCCTGCGTCGACGGGCGTCAGCAGTTCTGCGCGCACATCCAGGACTACAACCGGCCCGGCATGGCCGAGACGGTCACGTGGCACGAGTCGCAGGTGCATCGCCTTCCCGAATCGGTGTCGCTTCTCGAGGGGTGCCTGCTCGAGCCGACGAGCGTCGCGGTCCGCATCGCCGACAAGACGCGCATCCGCGTCGGCGACCGGGTCGCCGTCTGCGGCGGCGGGCCCATCGGCCAGCTCGCCCTCCAGGTCATGAGGCGGTACGGCGCGACCTCGCTCACGCTGATCGAGCCGATCGCCGAGCGCCGGGAGATGGCACTGCGCCACGGCGCGGAGTTCACGATCGACCCCGTGACGGAGAACCAGGCGGCACGCGCGGACGAGATCACGCAGGGCCTCGGATACGACATCGTGATCGACGCGTCCGGCTCGCCCCGCGCGGTGCGCGGGCTGCTCGACATCGCCGCCAAGGGCGCCACGGTGATCTACGGCGCCATGTACCCCGACGACTTCGAGATGCCGCTGCACCTGTCCGACTACCTGTATCTGCGGGAGCTCACGATCACGGGCGTCTTCGTGTCGCCGTACGCATTCCCCCGCGCGCTGCAGCTGCTGCCCCACCTCGAGCTCGGCGAGCTGACGGCCGCCGTATTCGATCTCGACGACGCCGCGGCGGCCTTCGAAGCGCACGTGAGCGGCCGGCATCCCAAGGTGATCATCCGCTGCAACCGGATCGAGGACGCGGCGTGA
- a CDS encoding transketolase family protein: MPVTFTFGEMLSARSVIGSTLAELGETHENLWVLTPDIGATLVEFRDKYPDRFVDVGLAEQACVGIAAGLAYDGNIPVVSGMLPFLSMRALEQVRTDVCYPNLPVKIIGTHGGLVGNGGSTHYAVEDLSLMCSLTNMTVTSIGDPVMVGEIIRQSMDMTGPIYIRLAVGKKDKVLYEDGQHEIRIGKGIVARDGSDVTLFTHGTTVAQALDAAEQLAQDGVSVRVVDMFTLKPIDADLIERCAAETAGRFVVLEDHLSYGGLATRVADVVADRGIRLESFERLGIPQVYAGFGEDEQLRDKHGYGLSATVAALRRAAGPATRAAADEPAAV, encoded by the coding sequence ATGCCCGTCACCTTCACTTTCGGAGAGATGCTCTCCGCGCGATCCGTGATCGGATCCACCCTCGCCGAGCTCGGCGAGACGCACGAGAACCTCTGGGTGCTCACGCCCGACATCGGGGCGACGCTCGTCGAGTTCCGGGACAAGTACCCCGACCGCTTCGTCGACGTCGGACTCGCGGAGCAGGCGTGCGTCGGCATCGCGGCGGGCTTGGCGTACGACGGCAACATCCCCGTCGTGTCCGGCATGCTCCCGTTCCTGTCGATGCGCGCGCTCGAGCAGGTGCGCACGGACGTGTGCTATCCCAACCTCCCCGTCAAGATCATCGGCACGCACGGCGGCCTCGTGGGCAACGGCGGCTCGACGCACTACGCGGTCGAGGACCTGTCGCTGATGTGCTCGCTGACGAACATGACCGTCACCTCGATCGGCGACCCCGTCATGGTGGGCGAGATCATCCGGCAGTCGATGGACATGACCGGGCCCATCTACATCCGGCTGGCCGTCGGCAAGAAGGACAAGGTGCTGTACGAGGACGGCCAGCACGAGATCCGGATCGGCAAGGGCATCGTCGCGCGCGACGGTTCCGACGTCACACTGTTCACGCACGGCACGACCGTCGCGCAGGCGCTGGATGCCGCCGAGCAGCTCGCGCAGGACGGCGTCTCGGTGCGCGTCGTCGACATGTTCACGCTCAAGCCGATCGACGCCGATCTCATCGAGCGCTGCGCGGCGGAGACCGCCGGCCGCTTCGTCGTCCTGGAGGACCACCTCTCCTACGGCGGGCTCGCGACGCGCGTGGCCGACGTCGTGGCCGATCGCGGCATCCGCCTGGAGTCGTTCGAGCGTCTCGGCATCCCGCAGGTGTACGCCGGCTTCGGCGAGGACGAGCAGCTGCGCGACAAGCACGGCTACGGCCTGTCGGCCACGGTCGCGGCCCTGCGCCGCGCCGCGGGGCCGGCCACGCGTGCGGCCGCCGACGAGCCGGCCGCGGTCTGA
- a CDS encoding transketolase, with product MTGATLDIGERHSVGELTDLAYELRRKLLELCGTYEGAVHIGGDLSVADILTVLFHHGLRVDPDDIANPARDRFVLSKGHAAVCMYIAMAMRGFFAYDEIVDTYGQLDSAYGMHPCKVQLPGVEASTGSLGHGLPLAVGMALSARHRGEKHRVVTLLGDGETGEGSVWEAVMAGRSQKLGNLVAFVDRNRQLMTSFAEERVMFEPYPDKWRAFGWNVIEVDGHDMAQLVDAIDRLPDPDSDVPTVVVCETVKGKGVDFMERNLAWHAGSLGAEDLTRALAALDASRGTTAADIAPADTHEEAR from the coding sequence ATGACGGGAGCGACGCTCGACATCGGAGAGCGGCACAGCGTCGGAGAGTTGACGGATCTCGCGTACGAGCTGCGGCGGAAGCTGCTCGAGCTCTGCGGCACCTACGAGGGGGCGGTGCACATCGGCGGCGACCTCTCGGTCGCCGACATTCTGACCGTGCTGTTCCACCACGGCCTGCGGGTCGATCCGGACGACATCGCCAACCCGGCGCGCGACCGGTTCGTGCTGAGCAAGGGGCACGCCGCCGTGTGCATGTACATCGCGATGGCGATGCGCGGGTTCTTCGCGTACGACGAGATCGTCGACACCTACGGCCAGCTCGACAGCGCCTACGGGATGCACCCGTGCAAGGTGCAGCTGCCGGGTGTCGAGGCGTCGACCGGATCGCTCGGACACGGCCTGCCGCTCGCGGTCGGGATGGCGCTCAGCGCGCGTCACCGCGGCGAGAAGCACCGCGTGGTGACGCTGCTGGGCGACGGCGAGACGGGCGAGGGCTCGGTGTGGGAGGCCGTGATGGCCGGACGCAGCCAGAAGCTCGGCAATCTCGTCGCGTTCGTCGACCGCAACCGTCAGCTCATGACGAGCTTCGCGGAGGAGCGCGTGATGTTCGAGCCCTACCCCGACAAGTGGCGGGCGTTCGGCTGGAACGTGATCGAGGTCGACGGCCACGACATGGCTCAGCTCGTCGATGCGATCGACCGCCTGCCCGACCCCGACAGCGACGTCCCGACCGTTGTCGTCTGCGAGACCGTCAAGGGCAAGGGCGTCGACTTCATGGAGCGCAACCTCGCGTGGCACGCCGGCTCCCTCGGGGCCGAAGACCTCACCCGCGCCCTCGCGGCGCTCGACGCGAGCCGCGGCACGACCGCCGCGGACATCGCCCCCGCAGACACGCACGAGGAGGCCCGCTGA
- a CDS encoding MarR family winged helix-turn-helix transcriptional regulator, which produces MSRVVESEQAADAALRRHAAPAGAITEPLDDVLEPEGFTPRLLALLSNALVWRESHELRRRFGLGTNDWRVISAIATRPGSSATEVSDFLDVNKAVVSKSVNTLLERGLLLLSDGPRGSRPMYLSEDGAEMHHLMRPISLRGQEIILEGVPQAEIDRFNATLREMLTRIRADAG; this is translated from the coding sequence ATGAGCCGGGTCGTGGAGAGCGAACAGGCGGCGGACGCCGCGCTACGGCGCCATGCCGCCCCTGCCGGAGCGATCACCGAGCCGCTGGATGACGTCCTCGAGCCCGAAGGGTTCACCCCGCGGCTGCTCGCGCTGCTGTCCAACGCCCTCGTGTGGCGCGAGTCGCACGAGCTGCGTCGCCGGTTCGGCCTCGGGACGAACGACTGGCGCGTCATCTCGGCCATCGCGACGCGGCCCGGCTCGTCCGCCACGGAGGTGTCCGACTTCCTGGACGTGAACAAGGCCGTCGTGTCGAAGAGCGTGAACACGCTGCTCGAGCGCGGGCTGCTGCTCCTGTCGGACGGGCCGCGCGGCTCCCGCCCGATGTACCTCAGCGAGGACGGCGCCGAGATGCACCACCTCATGCGGCCGATCTCGCTGCGCGGTCAGGAGATCATTTTGGAGGGCGTCCCGCAGGCGGAGATCGACCGCTTCAACGCCACCCTGCGCGAGATGCTGACGCGCATCCGCGCCGACGCGGGCTGA
- the ggt gene encoding gamma-glutamyltransferase — MPQLGRRSAAITVALALLVTGGAAASPAVADPRQPVKTPTATGYGGAVSTVDPDASAAAIGVLRKGGNAVDAAVAAAATLGVTEPYSAGIGGGGYFLYYDARSGRVSTIDGRETAPAAMPHDAFIDPATGQPYRFTPELVTSGVSVGVPGTPATWERALRKWGTLSLGEALRPAIKVATRGFVVDETFRQQTLDNKLRFEAFTSTRRLFLPRGDAPAVGSVFRNHDLADTYRLLAEHGTRAFYTGPLATEIARTVQHPPVTRDTTLPVPAGYLTTRDLARYRALDQAPTRVEYRGLEVYGMAPSSSGGTTVGEALNILDTFDLRRASTADTLHHYLEASALAFADRGAYVGDPAFVDVPMETLTDPVFGAERACQIDPDRAAVKPVAPGDTLSYDGVCPAESLPLADEKDTENVSTTNLTVADRWGNVVEYTLTIEQTGGSGITVPGRGFLLNNELTDFSTVYDPDDPNRIEPNKRPRSSMSPTIVLKDGEPFLALGSPGGSTIITTVLQMIVNRVDLRMSLPQAIAAPRASQRNTAAVTAEPEFIARYGDRLTPYGHRLTPSGDAFTSAAEIGAATAIEFRRDGSVIAVAEPVRRGGGSAMVVKPSR, encoded by the coding sequence ATGCCTCAACTCGGACGTCGATCGGCCGCCATCACGGTGGCCCTGGCCCTTCTCGTGACGGGTGGTGCCGCGGCGAGCCCGGCGGTCGCCGACCCGCGACAGCCCGTCAAGACCCCCACCGCCACGGGCTACGGCGGTGCCGTGAGCACGGTGGACCCGGATGCCTCCGCCGCCGCGATCGGCGTGCTGCGCAAGGGCGGCAACGCGGTCGACGCGGCCGTCGCGGCCGCGGCGACCCTCGGGGTCACCGAGCCGTACAGCGCCGGCATCGGCGGCGGCGGGTACTTCCTGTACTACGACGCGCGCAGCGGGCGGGTGAGCACCATCGACGGCCGCGAGACCGCGCCGGCGGCCATGCCGCACGACGCGTTCATCGACCCGGCCACGGGCCAGCCGTATCGCTTCACGCCCGAGCTCGTGACGAGCGGCGTCTCCGTCGGCGTGCCCGGCACGCCCGCCACGTGGGAGCGCGCCCTGCGGAAGTGGGGCACCCTGAGCCTCGGCGAGGCGCTGCGGCCCGCGATCAAGGTCGCGACGCGCGGCTTCGTGGTCGACGAGACGTTCCGCCAGCAGACCCTCGACAACAAGCTCCGCTTCGAGGCGTTCACCTCCACGCGCCGCCTGTTCCTGCCGCGCGGCGACGCGCCTGCCGTGGGCAGCGTGTTCCGCAACCACGACCTCGCCGACACGTACCGGCTGCTCGCCGAACACGGCACGAGGGCGTTCTACACCGGCCCGCTCGCGACCGAGATCGCCCGCACGGTGCAGCACCCGCCGGTGACCCGCGACACGACGCTGCCGGTGCCGGCGGGCTACCTGACGACGCGCGACCTCGCCCGCTACCGCGCCCTGGACCAGGCACCCACGCGCGTGGAGTACCGCGGTCTGGAGGTCTACGGCATGGCGCCGTCGAGCAGCGGCGGCACGACGGTGGGCGAGGCCTTGAACATCCTGGACACCTTCGATCTGCGCCGGGCGTCGACCGCCGACACGCTGCACCATTACCTCGAGGCCAGCGCGCTGGCCTTCGCGGATCGCGGCGCGTACGTGGGCGACCCCGCGTTCGTCGACGTGCCGATGGAGACGCTCACCGATCCGGTGTTCGGCGCCGAGCGCGCGTGTCAGATCGATCCGGACCGCGCGGCCGTCAAGCCCGTCGCGCCCGGCGACACGCTCTCGTACGACGGCGTGTGCCCGGCCGAGTCCCTGCCCCTGGCGGACGAGAAGGACACCGAGAACGTCTCGACCACCAATCTGACCGTCGCGGACCGGTGGGGCAACGTCGTCGAGTACACCCTGACGATCGAGCAGACGGGCGGTTCGGGCATCACGGTGCCCGGCCGCGGCTTCCTCCTCAACAACGAGCTGACCGACTTCTCGACCGTCTACGACCCCGACGACCCGAACCGCATCGAGCCGAACAAGCGGCCACGCTCGTCGATGTCGCCGACCATCGTGCTGAAGGACGGCGAGCCGTTCCTCGCGCTCGGCTCGCCGGGCGGCTCCACGATCATCACCACCGTGCTGCAGATGATCGTGAACCGGGTGGATCTCCGGATGAGCCTGCCGCAGGCGATCGCCGCTCCCCGGGCCTCGCAGCGCAACACCGCGGCGGTCACGGCCGAGCCCGAGTTCATCGCGCGATACGGCGACCGGCTGACGCCCTACGGCCATCGGCTCACGCCGTCGGGCGACGCGTTCACGTCCGCCGCCGAGATCGGCGCCGCGACGGCCATCGAGTTCCGCAGGGACGGCAGCGTGATCGCCGTGGCGGAACCCGTGCGGCGCGGCGGCGGCTCCGCGATGGTCGTCAAGCCCTCGCGCTGA
- a CDS encoding GntR family transcriptional regulator has translation MSTTTEATIDVGQPDLTARIRDAILRGDFAPHQRLIEADLSDRFGASRASVRNALMNLAGEGLVERLPNRGARVRAISVDEAIEIVEVRIGLEELCARKAAENLTDEDAADLTELREKIAAAATGGDLVGYASLNQEMDRRIRELSGHATAVQLLERLLAQSARHQFRLAYHPGRINTSAPEHIAIIDAVLARDPDAAAHATRVHLEGIVALFSDMR, from the coding sequence GTGTCGACGACGACCGAGGCGACCATCGATGTGGGGCAGCCGGACCTCACCGCACGCATCCGCGACGCGATCCTGCGCGGTGACTTCGCGCCGCATCAGCGGCTGATCGAGGCGGATCTCAGCGACCGCTTCGGGGCGAGCCGCGCCTCCGTCCGCAACGCGCTCATGAATCTGGCGGGCGAGGGGCTCGTGGAGCGCCTGCCGAACCGCGGCGCGCGCGTGCGGGCGATCAGCGTCGACGAGGCGATCGAGATCGTCGAGGTGCGCATCGGGCTCGAGGAGCTGTGCGCGCGCAAGGCCGCCGAGAACCTCACGGACGAGGATGCCGCGGACCTCACCGAGCTGCGCGAGAAGATCGCCGCGGCCGCGACCGGGGGCGATCTCGTCGGCTACGCGTCGCTGAACCAGGAGATGGATCGGCGCATCCGCGAGCTGAGTGGGCACGCGACCGCGGTGCAGCTGCTGGAAAGGCTGCTCGCGCAGTCCGCGCGCCACCAGTTCCGCCTCGCGTACCACCCCGGCCGCATCAACACCTCGGCCCCCGAGCACATCGCGATCATCGACGCCGTCCTCGCGCGCGACCCGGACGCCGCGGCGCACGCCACGCGCGTGCACCTGGAGGGGATCGTCGCCCTCTTCTCCGACATGCGCTGA